ATGAACTCCTACTACTTTTGGCAAAAGGAGGTTCCTGATTTAGCTAACAATCGTTTTTCTGACTTTGATGATGTATATGCTCATTTTAGAGGATATTCTTCACCAGAAGACTCTTTTAATAGTTTAATTTATCAAGATGGAATTTCTGATCGTTTTTCTTGGATTGTTGATGATTATGTAGCTTTAGAAAATTCTTTTGAAGGAATTAACCAAAGTACAGGAATGGAATTTGGTTTAAAACGAAATAGTGATAGCAATACAAATGTTTTTGGCTACATAAGATATGTAATACCTAATACAGATGCAGCTTCTAAAGGAGTAACTCGTGGTATGATTTTTAATACAGTTAACGGAACACAAATAACCGATAGTAATTACACCAATTTATTATTTAGTGATAACACTAGTTTAAATGTTGGTTTTGCTGATTATAATAGTGGAAATCCAACTTCTAACGGTACAACTGTTACATTAACAAAAGAACAAGTATCAGAAAACCCTGTTGCAATTTCTAAAGTAATAGATGAAGGAACTAAAAAAATAGGATATTTACTATACAATCAGTTTTCTAGTTCTTATGACGGACAATTAAATACTGCTTTTAATTCTTTTAAAGCTGAAGGTGTAAATGAATTAATTATCGATTTAAGATATAATGGAGGTGGTGCTGTTAGTACTGCTACTTATTTAGGAAGTATGATTACTGGTCAATTTAATGGTGAATTGTATTCTAAAGAAGTTTGGAATGATAAAGTACAAGCCGCTCTTGATCCTGATCTATTTTTAAACTATTTTACAAATGAAATTAGAAATACAGATCAAAATGGAAATATTATTCTTCAAGAATCTATAAACAGTTTAAACCTTTCTACAGTTTATTTTATTGTTTCTGGTAGTACTGCATCTGCATCAGAATTGGTCATTAATTCTTTAAGAGCTTATATAGATGTAAAAATAGTAGGTACAACAACTGTTGGTAAACAAGTTGGTTCTATTACATTGTATGATTCTGATAATTTATCTAGAAGTGGCGATAATTTAAGTACAGAACATACGTACGCAATGCAACCTATCGTTTTAGAAATATCTAATAAAGACAATAAAAATGAAGCTGGAGGTTTTGTACCTGGAGTAACAGTACCAGGAATACAATTAGCAGAAGATTATGGTAATTTAGGTGTTTTAGGAGAACGTTCTGATCCATTATTAGACAGAACTATAATTTATATAACAACTGGAGCAAGAGGAACTTTTAAAAATAGCATTCAAGAATATTCTGAAATTTATAATTCAAAATTAGCAACTCCTGCAAGTAATAATATGTATTCAGAATTTAAGAGATAAAAAATAGAGCACAAAAAAAATCCAGTTTTTAAACTGGATTTTTTTTATGCTTAAGATTCGGTTAACCTAAATCAGTTTTTTCTATAAACTCTTCTATTTCTTTATCCGTTAAAACATCTGGCCTAAACTCACTCATTAATTCTTCTCGTTTAGATTTTGCATATTTATAACCAGATTTCCACCATTTACGCATTAAAGTTTCATCAAAAACTAAAGAATTAGTCGTTAAAACTGTTGGTGTATAATAAAGATTTAATTTTATGTCTTTGTTATTTGCTGCTAATTTTCCAATCGTAATATTATGTCTTTCTACATGTGTTAACATAAAATCAAACACATCAAACAGTAATGAAAACGGGTTTTTAGCAGGTAATCTATTAAATTGAGTAACCTCGGTTTCTAAGATAATAGCATCAATTTCTGTTGCTCCTCTTAAAATAGCTTCTCTAATTGGTACTAAAGAACCAAAACCACCATCTGCATATTGACAATTATTTTTTTCTAACAAACTCATAAAAGGCACATAGTTACAAGAACCCCAAATCCAATCGCAAAAATCATCATAAGTACAATCATTTATCGATTTATATTCAATTTGGTTTGCCGTTAAATTTGAAACAGTAACCACAACTTCTTTGTTGTTTTCTCTAATTTCGTGGTACATTTCTTCTGTAACATTTTTTTTAATTAAACTTCTAAGATTTTTACTTTCTCCAAAAGTTTTTCTTCCGTTTAAAAAATTCCAAAGTGTATTTAAGTGACGAATACTAATCACTTTTTCTCCTGCAACTCTTTTAATTTTAAAAGGATTATTACTAAAAATAGTTTTCTGGTTTACATTGGTATATAGCTTTTTTAAAGCATCTAATCTACCTAAAGCCAAATGAGAAACCATTAAACTTCCTGTAGAAGTACCTATAAACAAATCGTAATCTTTGTTTTCTTTCTTCATTAAATATTGAGCAACTCCACCTGCAAATGCTCCTTTACTTCCTCCTCCAGAAATTACCAACGCTTTTTTCATTATCTAAAAATGATTTGTTTATTTTAGTGCTATAAAAGTATCAAAAATGAAAAGAATAAACGTAATTATTTTTGCTTTCCTAGTTTTTGTCTCTTGTAAGGACAATTATCAACCTAGAGAAATCAATACGATTACTGTGCAAGAGTTTAAAATGGACAGTGTTAGCATACGTGCAATTCAGGTTGTAAACGCACATAAAGTAATTTACGCTGGTTCTAATGGAGACGTTGGTTTCTTTTCTGATGATGAAAAAACAACTTTTACACCCATAGAAATTAAATACCAAGATTCTATTCGTCCAAATTTTAGAAGTATTGCTTCAAATAGTAAAGCTGTATTTGCTTTAAGTATTAGTAATCCTGCATTATTATATCGTATTTCTGGTGGAAAAGCTGAATTAAAATATTCAGAAAATCATGAAAAAGTGTTTTATGATGCGATGCAGTTTTTTGATGACAATAAACATGGAATTGCAGTTGGAGATCCAACAGAAGATTGTGCTTCTATTATTTTAACTTCGGATGGAGGAAATACTTGGCATAAAATTCCGTGTTCGGAATTACCAAAATCCGAAGAAGATGAAGCATTTTTCGCTGCAAGTAACACAAATATTAAAACAATCGGAAGTACTGTTTGGATTGCATCCGGAGGAAAAAAAGCACGTATTTTAAAATCTGATGATTTTGGAAAGACTTGGCAAATTTTTGAAACACCTTTTATTCAAGGTGAAGGTCCTCAAGGAATTTATTCTATAGATTTTTTTGATAAAAACAACGGAATTGCAATTGGAGGTGATTACTCAAAACCATTAGCAAACAAAGCAAATAAAGCAATTACAAATGATGGTGGAAAAACTTGGACGATAGTTGCTGATGGACAAAACCCTAATTACAAAAGTTGTGTGCAATATGTACCAAAAACAAATGGAAAGGAAATTTTTGCTGTTGGTAAAACAGGAATTTCATACTCTAACGATGGTGGAATTACATGGAACGAAGTTTCTAAAGACTCTTATTATGCAATTCAATTTGTAGATAGAAACATAGCATGGTTATCTGGTAATAATAAATTAGGCAAATTGGTTTTAAAATAAAATGAAGAAACTTATCGTGTTAATTGGAGCTTCACTCCTATTTTTGTCCTGTTCTCAACAATCTGAAATTAGTTCAGATTTTAATTGTAAAACTTCAAGTTTTAAAGATTTAGAAGAAGTAAACGACGTTAAAAAACTGTTTTCGGTTCAAATTCCTAAAACATGGAAAACAAATTTATATTATGATCAAATTCAATCTTCAATTTACACTGCAGATACTACAAAACAATTAACAGAAACATTGCTTTTAGACTTTACTATTATCAACAAAAACATTAAATTTGATACCGCTTTTAAATTAAAACAAGAGCAAGAGAATTTAACTAAAAAGTTGATCAAAATTAAGTCTAAAGAAACCTCAATAATCAATAAACCAACTTATTTCACTATTTCTAAAGGAAAAAAGGGACGTTACGATTATCAAGTTTGTCATTTTTTTATCAAAGTAAATGAACAAAATTTTATACTCGCTAAAGCAGAAGTATATGGAGATTCTTTAGTAAACAAAAGATTATGTAAAGCTTTCAGTTTTATAGAAAACATTAAAACAAACATTTAAAATGATTGATAAAAAACACATTACCGACAGATTTGTAAAATACATTACCATAGATACTGAGTCAGACCCAAACAATCCAGCTTTTCCAAGTACAGAAAAACAATGGGATTTAGCCAAGGTTTTAGTTGAAGAACTAAATCAAATTGGTATGCAAGATGTAGATTTAGATGATAATTGCTACATCATGGCAACTTTACCAAGTAATATTGATTACGAAGTACCTACAATTGGTTTTGTTGCACACATTGATACAAGTCCAGATTTTACAGGTAAAAACGTAAATCCTCAAATTACTGAGAATTATGATGGAAAAGACATCGTTTTAAATAAAGAGAAGAATATTATTTTATCTTCTTCTTATTTTGATGATTTATTGCAATATAAAGGGCAAACGATTATAACTACAGATGGAACAACGCTTTTAGGAGCAGATGATAAAGCTGGTATTACAGAAATAGTTACTGCGATGGAATATTTAATTCAGCATCCAGAAATTAAACATGGTAAAATTAGAATTTGTTTTACGCCAGATGAAGAAGTTGGTAAAGGAGCTCATTTATTTGATGTTGAAAAATTCGGTGCAGAATGGGCGTACACAATGGATGGAAGTCAGATTGGTGAATTAGAGTACGAAAACTTTAATGCTGCAGGTGCAAAAGTTACGATTACTGGTAAAATTGTACACCCAGGTTACGCAAAAGGAAAAATGGTTAATTCTATGCTAATTGCAAATGAGTTTATGAATACACTTCCTGCACAAGAAGTTCCTGAAAAAACAGAAGGTTATGAAGGTTTTTTCCATTTACATGATATAAATGGTAATGTAGAAGAAACTGTCTTAGAATACATTATAAGAGACCATGACTTAGACTTGTTTGAAGAGAGAAAAAAATTAATGCAAAAAATTGCAGTTGATTTTAATAAAAAGCATAATCAAGAAATCATTAAAGTGGAAATTAAAGATCAATACTTTAATATGAAAGAAAAAATTACTCCTGTAATGCACATTGTAGATATTGCAGAAGAAGTGATGAAAGATTTAGGAATTACTCCTTTAATTAAAGCAATTCGTGGAGGAACAGATGGTTCTCAATTATCTTACAAAGGATTACCTTGTCCTAATATTTTTGCAGGTGGACATAATTTTCATGGACGTTTTGAGTATGTACCAATAGAATCTATGATGAAAGCTACAGAAGTAATTGTTGGTATTGCACAAAAGGTTACAGAGAAATAATATAGGGCACAAAAAAAAGTCTCCAGTAAACTGGAGACTTATTATCATAGCGTATGCTATTTTGTAAACTCATTTAAAATAAAGCCCCTAATCTCTATTAGAAAATATTGTCTACGATACAAATTTAGTCTTTTTTATTGTATTCTATACAAAATTCTTAAAATAATTCAGGATTTTTTCCTTTTACGTTCTTATAAAAAGCATGAAACACCTCAAAGTCCTTATCTTTATTGGATGTTGTATAATAAGGTTCTGATATTTTTATTTTCTTATTCCCAAAATCTAACGTTGCCATTACAATGGGTACATTCGCTCCTTTAGCAATATAATAAAAACCTGTTTTCCATTTATCAACCTTTTTTCTTGTTCCTTCTGGAGACAAACCAAGTATAAACTTTTCTTTAGAATTAAAAACATCAACAACTGCATCTACCAAGTTGTTACTCTTTGTTCTATCTACTGGTGTACCTCCTAAAGCTCTAAAGAAAAAACCAAAAGGTGGTTTAAATAAAGAATCTTTCCCAATAAAATGAATCATTGTTCCAGAAGCCATTCTAGATAAAATTGCAATAGGAAAATCTATCCAACTTGTGTGTGGCGCTGCTATAACAACATATTTTAAAGGTGTTTTAGGAAAATCATTTTCCAGTTTCCATCCTAAAAGGGTAAATAATATAAATCTTGCAATTCTTTTCATTAATTTGATTATCGTAAGCGTTTATAAAATCGTTATTTAAAGATTTTATGCTAACATTTAAAGTGATAAATTTATGAACTTAAATTGACATGATGAACGAATTGATTATTTACTTATTAATTGCACTGATTTTTAGCTTTATAGGTTTATTTATTGGTAAGATTTTAACCAAATTAAATTTCGAAAAAGAGAAAGGAAACACCGAAAAAGAAAAATCTACCTTAGAATTTGAAATTTCGAAGCTTAATGAAACTGTAAAAAATGCAGAAAATAAAATTGAAGATTTACAAAGTGAATTAAAGTTTATTCAAAAAGAAAAAGAAAACTTAATTTCTGATAAGACACGTTTAGAAACTGAATTTAAAAATACATCAGAAAAACTAGAAACTAATAAAAGTGAAGTAGAAAAACTGCAAGAAAAATTTACCAATGATTTTGAAGTGCTTGCTAACAAAATTTTAGAAGAAAAATCATCTAAATTCACACTTCAAAACAAAGAAAACTTAAAAATAATTTTAAATCCACTTCAAGAAAAGATTAAAGTTTTTGAAGACAAAGTAGATAAAACACACAAAGAAAGTATTGATTATCATGCAGCTTTACGTCAGCAAATTTTAGGTTTAAAAGAGTTGAACCAACAAATGAGTAAAGAAACTTTAAATCTTACAAAAGCACTAAAAGGTGATAACAAAACACAAGGAAACTGGGGCGAATTAGTTTTAGAACGTGTTTTAGAAAAATCTGGTTTAGAGAAAGATAGAGAGTATTTTGTTCAGCAAAGCTTTACAAATGATCAAGGTAAAAGAGTATTGCCAGATGTTGTAATTCATTTGCCAGATAATAAAAAAATGATTGTAGATTCTAAGGTTTCATTAACTGCTTATGAGCAATTTGTAAATGAAGAAGATGAAACTTTAAAAGCACTATTTTTAAAAGAACATATAGCTTCATTAAGTAGACATGTAAGCCAATTGAGTGAGAAAAAATATGAAGATATTTATAAAATTGAATCTCCAGATTTTGTGTTATTATTTGTTCCAATAGAACCCGCTTTTGCGGTTGCAATAAATACTGATAATCATTTGTACAATAAAGCATTTGAAAAAAACATTGTAATTGTTACTCCTTCTACCCTATTAGCCACTTTAAGAACTATAGATTCTATGTGGAATAATGAAAAACAACAAAAAAACGCCATAGAAATTGCGAGACAAGCAGGAGCTTTGTATGATAAATTTCAAGGTCTTTTAGGTGATTTAGTAAATATTGGAAAACGAATTGATGATAGCAAAAAAGAATACTCTAGCGCCATGAATAAACTTTTTGACGGCAGAGGAAACTTAATCAATAGTGTTGAAAAATTGAAAAAAATGGGCGCAAAAGCTAAAAAAGCAATTCCAGAAAATATTATTGATCGCGCAAGTTTAGAAGATTAAATAAACTCACTAATTTTTCGATCTCTTTTAATAAAATGAAACTTATCGTCTTTTATTACTTTTTTTCTATATCCAAATAAATGAAAAATTTCTATTGCCAAAAACTTTGCTGTTCTTGGGTTTACAATTAATGTATAAGGTTTTCTTTTATCTGATTTTACGCCTGGTAATAACTTTAAAAACTGATGAAAACGAAGTTTTCTAGCCAACCTTGATGCTTTTAACCAAAACTTAGAAATCCTTGTAATAATAAAAAAGCCATCATCACCCTTTTCTTGATACAAAGGCATAAATATTTTCCCCTTTTGTATTGCATCTACTTCCCTTTCGTTACTATAAGCTAACAACTCATGTTTTACAATTTCTTGAAAGTTTTGATAGCCGCTCACCATTTTAAAGTTTTCAAAAGGCTTTATCGTGTACTTATAATCAATTTTATAAAAATCTTGATCTTCATTAAATAAGGTTAATGAGTTTTTGTAGAAAGCATACTTCTTCACATCTTTTTGATTGATACATTTTGCAGCAACCAAAGCTAACCAAAGAAATGCAACACAATTATCTACAGACACTTCACTATCATGCTGACCAGCTTCAAAACCTAAAGCAATATGACCAAATTCGTTAATATAAGTCAGTAAAGGTCCATCTAAATACTCTTCAATTCCTAAAATAGTTGGAATCGTAAAATTTGATGAATATTTTCTATTATTTAAAGAATCACTTATCGTAATAAATGGTTGTGTATCTGAGGAAGTGGTATGTAAATCTAAAAAATAAAAAGGTCCTTTTTCTTTCTTTAAAATATCTTTTATAACAATGTATATTTCATGCTGTTCTTTAGATTCTATTTCAAAGTCATTTTCTAAATATAATTTTAAAATTTCCTTTTTTGTCCAAATTCTATTTAAATCAACATTCTTAAAACGAATATTTTCTGAAATAGCGTTGATATTTCCAGCGATTCCATAAAAATTTCCTTTTAAATTAATGTTCTCATCTTCAATGGTTTTAAAAACTTTTAATAGTGCATTTATTCCTGCTCGTTCGTTACCATGAATTCCTCCGATTGCAATAACTGTCGGAGATTTTTTTACACCTTCTGCCCTACCTAAAATTCTTTGCACAAGAATTTTTTCATTAAAAGATTCTAATTCTATCAGATTGACCATTAATTTTTGTTGATTTTTTCTATTTTATCTAAATCACTTTTAGTTAAAATACCTACTAATTTATCTTCTTTAAGAACCACTACACAGGTGTTCTTTGTATTTATAATTAATTCTTTTGCTGCTTCATATGATGTTTCTGGATGCGTAATATCAAAATCTGTATTCATAATATTTTTTGCAACCTCATTCATCACTTTTGTTGATGAAAAATCTAATTTTTCTAATTGAACTTTCTCAATAATACCAACAATATTATTGTGTTTATCAACTACAGGAATATGGTGTATTTGTTTCCATTCCATTATTTTATAAACCAGTTTCAATAAATCATTTTCATGAACAACAAAAAGACTTGTAGACATTATCTTGTAGACTTTATCGTATTTTTTATCACTTTTATTCTCATAAAAAACAACAGATTCCCATTCTGAAACAGTTTTATTTAGTTGTTGATTTAAATAAATATGCTCCGTTAAAATTACATTCGCTTCATAATTAGAAACCTCTTTTCTAAGTTTACGTTTATTTCTAATCAACCATTTACTACCTGTTGTAGTTGTATCAATTCTATCTTGAATAATTCCTAAATAATAATCGATTTCAGATTCATCAATATTCGATTTTAGCAAACCTTCTTTTGCCATCGGAATTAAAATATTTTCCATCAACTTTTTTGCAGAAATCCCTTTTCCAAACCAATTAAAATAAGTGTCAATACCAGTTCTTGCAGCATTTACAAAATTACCACGAGCATCACGAAAAGCCATTTTCCTCCAAATTTTTTCATACTGTTTTGGCATACCTTGCATAACGCCAACCCATAAAAGTGCGTTTGCTATTTCATCTTTAACACTTGGCCCTGAAGGAATATATCTATTTTCTATACGTAAATGTGCTGTATTTTCATGAACACCATAACACAATCGATTCCATTTATACAAAGTACCATTGTGTAAGTTCAATGCCGTTAATTTGGGCATAATTCCTTTTTTAACAGACTCCATAGAATTTTCATCAAACTTTGATGTAACTAATGGTGGATAACTAGAAATATCATCTGTATATAATTCTAAAATTGAGTCTTTAACCCAATTATTACCAAAAGAAACTCTTGGTTTTTGTTCTCTAGAAAAATGGGTAACATTTCTTAAATCTACGCTTTGCTGAAAAAGAGCAATTCTTGTTTCGCTCCATAATTCTTTGCCAAATAAAAGTGGCGAATTCGTCATAATAGATAATAAAGGCCCCGCAATTACTTGAGACCAATTATACTTATCTATAGCTTCTTCTGGGCTAATTTGTAAATGCACTTGAAAACTAGTATTACATGCTTCAAATAAGATAGATTCATGCCTTAAAATGAGTTCATCTACACCTAGAATATGTAATTTAAAATCATTTCCTCTTATTTTTTTCAACACCTTATTCAGTGTTTTATAACGTTTAAAAGGAGTCACATTTTTAAAATCAAGATCTTTTTTTCTTAAGGTAGGTAAGATTCCTGTAAGGATTAATTTATTATTTTCAATATCATCAGCAACTTTATATCCTTTATCTAATAACGTTGTTAGTTGTTGTTCTATATCAGAAAAGCAATTATTTTTTAATTCAATTGGATCTAAATTAATCTCTAAATTGAATAAAGCCAACTCTGTTGTATAATGAGTGTCGTTTATCTTTTCTAGAATTTCTAGCGCTTTTGTAGAAGGTCTAAAATCTTTATCTACAATACAGATTTCTTGTTCTGCTCCTACTCTTTGAATACCAGTTTCGAATAAATTATTCTCAATCATATATTCAAAAGCTTCAATATCATTGAGCAAATGAAGTACAAAATCTTTACGATCTTTTTGTGTTTTAATTGCAATAACAGATTGTGAACCCATAACGAAGGCATTGTATTACAACGAAGTACGTAAATTATCTATAAATTAAATATGATAATTGTCAGTACCAGTTTTAAGCAAAAAAAAGCATCAAGAATTAACTTGATGCTTTTAAAATTTTTATTTTCATTCACAAAAGTGAAATCCTTAAAACTTAATGTAATTACATTACGAATAATCTTCTTGCGCTCATCATATGAGAAACACGTTCACCTATTTCATGTAATGCTTCTTCATTTTCTGCATTTTGTATTGCTTCATCAATAAAGTTAACAACAGCTTTCATATCTTCTTCTTCTAAACCACGAGTAGTTATAGCAGCAGTTCCAATACGGATTCCTGAAGTTACAAATGGGCTTTTATCATCAAAAGGAACCATATTTTTGTTTACAGTAATATCTGCTTTACCAAGAGCAATTTCAGCATCTTTACCAGAAATATCTTTATTACGTAAATCGATTAACATACAATGGTTGTCTGTTCCTCCAGATATAATATCATATCCTTTTGCAACAAATTCTTTTGCCATTTCAGCTGCATTCGCTTTTACTTGTAATTGATATTCTAAAAACTCATCTGTTAAAGCTTCTCCAAAAGCAACAGCTTTAGCAGCAATAACATGCTCTAAAGGTCCACCTTGGTTTCCTGGGAAAACTGAAGAAT
The window above is part of the Polaribacter sp. SA4-12 genome. Proteins encoded here:
- a CDS encoding S41 family peptidase, with the translated sequence MRKIIKLSLLSIVLFVASCSKSDDSSIEPNVTDDINYFIWKGMNSYYFWQKEVPDLANNRFSDFDDVYAHFRGYSSPEDSFNSLIYQDGISDRFSWIVDDYVALENSFEGINQSTGMEFGLKRNSDSNTNVFGYIRYVIPNTDAASKGVTRGMIFNTVNGTQITDSNYTNLLFSDNTSLNVGFADYNSGNPTSNGTTVTLTKEQVSENPVAISKVIDEGTKKIGYLLYNQFSSSYDGQLNTAFNSFKAEGVNELIIDLRYNGGGAVSTATYLGSMITGQFNGELYSKEVWNDKVQAALDPDLFLNYFTNEIRNTDQNGNIILQESINSLNLSTVYFIVSGSTASASELVINSLRAYIDVKIVGTTTVGKQVGSITLYDSDNLSRSGDNLSTEHTYAMQPIVLEISNKDNKNEAGGFVPGVTVPGIQLAEDYGNLGVLGERSDPLLDRTIIYITTGARGTFKNSIQEYSEIYNSKLATPASNNMYSEFKR
- a CDS encoding patatin-like phospholipase family protein, which translates into the protein MKKALVISGGGSKGAFAGGVAQYLMKKENKDYDLFIGTSTGSLMVSHLALGRLDALKKLYTNVNQKTIFSNNPFKIKRVAGEKVISIRHLNTLWNFLNGRKTFGESKNLRSLIKKNVTEEMYHEIRENNKEVVVTVSNLTANQIEYKSINDCTYDDFCDWIWGSCNYVPFMSLLEKNNCQYADGGFGSLVPIREAILRGATEIDAIILETEVTQFNRLPAKNPFSLLFDVFDFMLTHVERHNITIGKLAANNKDIKLNLYYTPTVLTTNSLVFDETLMRKWWKSGYKYAKSKREELMSEFRPDVLTDKEIEEFIEKTDLG
- a CDS encoding WD40/YVTN/BNR-like repeat-containing protein, which produces MKRINVIIFAFLVFVSCKDNYQPREINTITVQEFKMDSVSIRAIQVVNAHKVIYAGSNGDVGFFSDDEKTTFTPIEIKYQDSIRPNFRSIASNSKAVFALSISNPALLYRISGGKAELKYSENHEKVFYDAMQFFDDNKHGIAVGDPTEDCASIILTSDGGNTWHKIPCSELPKSEEDEAFFAASNTNIKTIGSTVWIASGGKKARILKSDDFGKTWQIFETPFIQGEGPQGIYSIDFFDKNNGIAIGGDYSKPLANKANKAITNDGGKTWTIVADGQNPNYKSCVQYVPKTNGKEIFAVGKTGISYSNDGGITWNEVSKDSYYAIQFVDRNIAWLSGNNKLGKLVLK
- the pepT gene encoding peptidase T, with the protein product MIDKKHITDRFVKYITIDTESDPNNPAFPSTEKQWDLAKVLVEELNQIGMQDVDLDDNCYIMATLPSNIDYEVPTIGFVAHIDTSPDFTGKNVNPQITENYDGKDIVLNKEKNIILSSSYFDDLLQYKGQTIITTDGTTLLGADDKAGITEIVTAMEYLIQHPEIKHGKIRICFTPDEEVGKGAHLFDVEKFGAEWAYTMDGSQIGELEYENFNAAGAKVTITGKIVHPGYAKGKMVNSMLIANEFMNTLPAQEVPEKTEGYEGFFHLHDINGNVEETVLEYIIRDHDLDLFEERKKLMQKIAVDFNKKHNQEIIKVEIKDQYFNMKEKITPVMHIVDIAEEVMKDLGITPLIKAIRGGTDGSQLSYKGLPCPNIFAGGHNFHGRFEYVPIESMMKATEVIVGIAQKVTEK
- a CDS encoding 1-acyl-sn-glycerol-3-phosphate acyltransferase; this translates as MKRIARFILFTLLGWKLENDFPKTPLKYVVIAAPHTSWIDFPIAILSRMASGTMIHFIGKDSLFKPPFGFFFRALGGTPVDRTKSNNLVDAVVDVFNSKEKFILGLSPEGTRKKVDKWKTGFYYIAKGANVPIVMATLDFGNKKIKISEPYYTTSNKDKDFEVFHAFYKNVKGKNPELF
- the rmuC gene encoding DNA recombination protein RmuC; this encodes MNELIIYLLIALIFSFIGLFIGKILTKLNFEKEKGNTEKEKSTLEFEISKLNETVKNAENKIEDLQSELKFIQKEKENLISDKTRLETEFKNTSEKLETNKSEVEKLQEKFTNDFEVLANKILEEKSSKFTLQNKENLKIILNPLQEKIKVFEDKVDKTHKESIDYHAALRQQILGLKELNQQMSKETLNLTKALKGDNKTQGNWGELVLERVLEKSGLEKDREYFVQQSFTNDQGKRVLPDVVIHLPDNKKMIVDSKVSLTAYEQFVNEEDETLKALFLKEHIASLSRHVSQLSEKKYEDIYKIESPDFVLLFVPIEPAFAVAINTDNHLYNKAFEKNIVIVTPSTLLATLRTIDSMWNNEKQQKNAIEIARQAGALYDKFQGLLGDLVNIGKRIDDSKKEYSSAMNKLFDGRGNLINSVEKLKKMGAKAKKAIPENIIDRASLED
- a CDS encoding succinylglutamate desuccinylase/aspartoacylase domain-containing protein — encoded protein: MQRILGRAEGVKKSPTVIAIGGIHGNERAGINALLKVFKTIEDENINLKGNFYGIAGNINAISENIRFKNVDLNRIWTKKEILKLYLENDFEIESKEQHEIYIVIKDILKKEKGPFYFLDLHTTSSDTQPFITISDSLNNRKYSSNFTIPTILGIEEYLDGPLLTYINEFGHIALGFEAGQHDSEVSVDNCVAFLWLALVAAKCINQKDVKKYAFYKNSLTLFNEDQDFYKIDYKYTIKPFENFKMVSGYQNFQEIVKHELLAYSNEREVDAIQKGKIFMPLYQEKGDDGFFIITRISKFWLKASRLARKLRFHQFLKLLPGVKSDKRKPYTLIVNPRTAKFLAIEIFHLFGYRKKVIKDDKFHFIKRDRKISEFI
- a CDS encoding CBS domain-containing protein; translated protein: MGSQSVIAIKTQKDRKDFVLHLLNDIEAFEYMIENNLFETGIQRVGAEQEICIVDKDFRPSTKALEILEKINDTHYTTELALFNLEINLDPIELKNNCFSDIEQQLTTLLDKGYKVADDIENNKLILTGILPTLRKKDLDFKNVTPFKRYKTLNKVLKKIRGNDFKLHILGVDELILRHESILFEACNTSFQVHLQISPEEAIDKYNWSQVIAGPLLSIMTNSPLLFGKELWSETRIALFQQSVDLRNVTHFSREQKPRVSFGNNWVKDSILELYTDDISSYPPLVTSKFDENSMESVKKGIMPKLTALNLHNGTLYKWNRLCYGVHENTAHLRIENRYIPSGPSVKDEIANALLWVGVMQGMPKQYEKIWRKMAFRDARGNFVNAARTGIDTYFNWFGKGISAKKLMENILIPMAKEGLLKSNIDESEIDYYLGIIQDRIDTTTTGSKWLIRNKRKLRKEVSNYEANVILTEHIYLNQQLNKTVSEWESVVFYENKSDKKYDKVYKIMSTSLFVVHENDLLKLVYKIMEWKQIHHIPVVDKHNNIVGIIEKVQLEKLDFSSTKVMNEVAKNIMNTDFDITHPETSYEAAKELIINTKNTCVVVLKEDKLVGILTKSDLDKIEKINKN